AGAGGTGAATAACATGAAAAAAGGAATACACCCAGAAATGAAGTTGATTACTGTAAAGTGTGCATGTGGTGCTGAACATCAACTTTATAGCACAGAAGATAATTTCCGTGTTGATGTATGTTCAAAGTGTCATCCGTTTTATTTGGGTGAAACGAGTTCTCAGATTATAGATACTGAAGGTAGAGTACAGAAATTCAAAAACAAATATGCAAAATTTCTCAACTCATAAGTGGGAGGATAACCTCCCATATTGTTATATATAAATTTTTTATTAAATTATTTTATGGAGGTAGTTTTTGTGGCTAAAAGTATGGCATTTGGAGAAACTGTGAAAGTAACGGTTAAAGACATTAAAAAATTCGGAGCTTTTGTTACATTAGAATCTGGAGAAGAAGGTTTTATTCACATTTCAAAGATTTCCAATGACTATGTAAAAAACATTTCTGACTTTTTAAAGGTTGGACAGGAGCTTGAAGGAAAAATCATCGGTAAAACAAAGGATGGTAAAGTAGAGCTTTCGTTGAAAACAGAAGACGTAAAAGAAGAAAAAAAGGATGAAGAGTTTGAAAAAAAACTTACCCGTTTTTTGAGAGACAGTGACAGAAAATTATCCGAATACTCAAAAAGGCTCGATAAGAAAAGAGGTGGCAAGGGTAAAAGATAATCTTTTATAATTTGTGGGGGACATAAGGCGGCAATAGCCGCCTTATTTTTTATTTTTTTGAAGTTGTATTTGAACTTTTAGATGTTTTTGAGCTATTTGAGCCTTTTGAATTACTTGTTTTCGAATCATTTATATAAAACCCACTACCTTTAAAAGAAATACCAATTTTTCCAATACCTTTTTTCGCAGGACTTCCACATTTTTCACAAAATATTTCAGGAGTTTCATTCATACCATGCATTACTGTAAATTCATGTCCGCAACTGTCACAAACATATCTATAGATAGGCATATAAACACCTCCTCTCATAATTTCTTGTAAATTTTAACAATATTATGTTTAAAAACCTTTTCGAGCAAATTAATTTCACAAAACAATATTTCTAAAATATTTTATAAATTATTATCAAAGACCATTTTTTACTTGAATTATCAAAAGTTTTAGTGTATAATATTTTTTGAGAACATTAATATAAAAATCAAAGGAGGCAGTTGAAGTGTCAATCTTAACAATATTAGCTATTATTGTTCATATTATTCTATCGATTGCTTTAATTTATTTCGCATTGCAACGAATGCAAAAAAATGCTGAATTAGGTGGAGCATTTGGTTCAGGAGCTGCCCATACAATGTTTGGAAGGGAAAAAGGGCTTGATCCTGCAGCAAAGATGGCATTATGGTCAGGAATATTATTTATGATATCTTCTTTTGTAGTCGCAGCGCTTCTTGCGAGGTGAGTAAATAGTGGATTTTGAAAAGCAATTTGATATTATAAAAAGAAATACAATAGACTTAATATCATCAGAAGAATTAAAAGAGCGTTTAAAATCCGGGAAAACATTGAGGGTTAAACTGGGTGTAGATCCATCGCGCCCCGATCTTCATCTTGGGCATGCTGTCGTATTAAAAAAGTTAAGAGAATTTCAGGATTTAGGTCACCAGGTAGTCTTAATCATAGGAGATTTTACTGCAAGAATTGGTGATCCTTCTGGTCGTTCTAAAACAAGGCCGATGCTTACAAAAGAAGAGGTTGAAGCCAATGCCGAATCCTATAAAAAACAGGCTTTTCGTATATTGGATCCGGAAAAAACAGAAATAAGATATAATAGTGAATGGCTTGAAAAGATGTCTTTTTACGATGTAATTAAACTTTCATCAAATTATACAGTTGCGCGTATGCTTGAGAGAGATGATTTTGCAAAAAGACTTGCAAATAATGAACCCATAAGTGTGTCGGAATTTATGTATCCTTTAGCTCAGGCATATGACTCTGTTATGGTTGAAGCTGATGTAGAAATGGGAGGAACAGATCAATTATTTAATTTGCTGGTTGGTAGAAAAATCCAGGAAGCGTATGGTCAAAAACCTCAAATTGTTTTAACTATGCCTATTATTGAAGGGACAGATGGACATTTAAAAATGAGTAAATCATATGATAATTATATAGCCTTTGAAGATGAGCCATTTAACATGTACGGGAAGGTAATGTCTATTCCAGATACATTAATATTAAAATACATGAGATTGGCTACAGATATTCCTGAAGAACAAATAAAAGAATACAGTGAAAAAATGAAAAATAATACCATTAATCCTCGAGATGTAAAGATGAAATTAGCTTATGAAATAGTGAAATTTTTTCATGGTGAAGAAAAAGCTGAATATGCACAAAATGAATTTATAAAAGTATTTCAAAAAAAGGATATTCCTGATGAAATGGAAGAAATCATTGTAGAAAATGAAATTAAAGCTATTGATTTAATTATGAAAACAAAATCGATTTCAAGCAAAAGTGAAGCAAAAAGGCTTATCAGTCAGGGAGCAGTAAAGATTAATGATGTTAAAATTAATGATCCTTTCCAATTATTAGAAATTAAGGGCGATGAAATACTAAGAATTGGGAAAAGACGATTTTTTAAACTAAATACGAATTAAAAGAAAATCAGTTTTTTATAGTATAATATAATTAGTGTATTTTCACAACTAAAATTCAAAATTTAAAAGAGGGGGTAGAGCGTATGCGTAAAACACTTTTAGTATTGGCATTAGTTCTTTTTGGAGTATTATCATTTGCATTTAAAGATGTACCTAAAGATCATTGGGCATATGATTATGTTATGGATTTAGCAAATAGGGGAATTCTTCCTATGGAAGATAACTTTAATCCCGATATCGTTTTAACGAAAGCTGAAATTGCAGTATTATTATCAGACACATTAACTTATATTGAAAACGACCCTGTATTGGCAAAAGCTGAAGATATCAAAAGAGTTGAAACAGTTTTGAAAATGTTAGATGAAAAATTAGCAGGATTATCCTCATTATCAGATGATGTTTCTGTAAATATAGAAAATATTGACGGATTATGGGAAGAGTTAGATACTGTAAAATCTGATTTAGATTATGTAGCAGGTCAGAATATAAAAGAACATCAAGAATTAAAAGATATGATATCTAAAAAAGCAGATAAAGAAGTTGTAAATGGATTATCAAAAGATTTAGAGAAAACAAATGCAAAATTAGAAACAATAACAAAGGTTGCTTATAGAGCATTTAATAATGCAGATATGTTAGTAGAAGATATGTTAGATCTTCAAGACCAAGTTGATAGTTTATCTGATCAGGTTAGTTCATTACCTAAAAAAATGCTAGAATTACAATATTTGGTAAATGATTTAAGTGATAAATTAAATACTACAATAGATAACGCTAAACAAGATAAAGCAAATACTTCAAGGGTTTTAATGGAAACAAAATATAAAATGCTTGATTTAGAAGATAAATTAGATGCATTATCAAATGTTAGATCAGATGTAAAAAATGTTTCTGAAAAACTAAATGCTGTTGAATCTGCAGTAACAGCAAATCAGACAGTACTAATTAATTTAACGAAAAAAGATAAAGAACTTGAAGGAAAAGTTGCTGCTAATGAAGAATCATCAAACAAGGCTAACATGTTAGCAATGGTTGGAATAGCATTAGCAGGTGTAGCATTGGTATTACCATTTGTAGTAAAATAATTAATCACCTGATTAATTAATTTAACGTTAAGAACTCTTGACATTCTTTCGTTAATATGATAGAATATTTACAGTTTAATTCAAAATAAATTATATTTAAGGAGGTTGTTTGAATGAAGAAGATTCTCGTTTTAGTTATGGCATTAGCATTCATCGTATCTGCGTTTGCAGCTACTGAAGTGCCTGCAACATTGTCAGTTACAAATCCTGTGTTTGAAGGGGCAGTAAGTTTTGAGGTTGGATTTGATGAAAATGGGTTAGATTTAATGTTTGGAAATACTTTGAAGGTTACAACAGCGTTTTCATCAGGTTATTCAGCAACATTTGGTGGTAATGAAGGTGGGATGTTAACAGCTGTTTTAAGTGGTGATTTAGTTGGCTTAGCTAAAGAT
This genomic interval from Marinitoga sp. 1197 contains the following:
- a CDS encoding S1 RNA-binding domain-containing protein, which codes for MAFGETVKVTVKDIKKFGAFVTLESGEEGFIHISKISNDYVKNISDFLKVGQELEGKIIGKTKDGKVELSLKTEDVKEEKKDEEFEKKLTRFLRDSDRKLSEYSKRLDKKRGGKGKR
- the tyrS gene encoding tyrosine--tRNA ligase, with translation MDFEKQFDIIKRNTIDLISSEELKERLKSGKTLRVKLGVDPSRPDLHLGHAVVLKKLREFQDLGHQVVLIIGDFTARIGDPSGRSKTRPMLTKEEVEANAESYKKQAFRILDPEKTEIRYNSEWLEKMSFYDVIKLSSNYTVARMLERDDFAKRLANNEPISVSEFMYPLAQAYDSVMVEADVEMGGTDQLFNLLVGRKIQEAYGQKPQIVLTMPIIEGTDGHLKMSKSYDNYIAFEDEPFNMYGKVMSIPDTLILKYMRLATDIPEEQIKEYSEKMKNNTINPRDVKMKLAYEIVKFFHGEEKAEYAQNEFIKVFQKKDIPDEMEEIIVENEIKAIDLIMKTKSISSKSEAKRLISQGAVKINDVKINDPFQLLEIKGDEILRIGKRRFFKLNTN
- the secG gene encoding preprotein translocase subunit SecG, which translates into the protein MSILTILAIIVHIILSIALIYFALQRMQKNAELGGAFGSGAAHTMFGREKGLDPAAKMALWSGILFMISSFVVAALLAR
- the rpmE gene encoding 50S ribosomal protein L31: MKKGIHPEMKLITVKCACGAEHQLYSTEDNFRVDVCSKCHPFYLGETSSQIIDTEGRVQKFKNKYAKFLNS
- a CDS encoding FmdB family zinc ribbon protein, with amino-acid sequence MPIYRYVCDSCGHEFTVMHGMNETPEIFCEKCGSPAKKGIGKIGISFKGSGFYINDSKTSNSKGSNSSKTSKSSNTTSKK
- a CDS encoding S-layer homology domain-containing protein, giving the protein MRKTLLVLALVLFGVLSFAFKDVPKDHWAYDYVMDLANRGILPMEDNFNPDIVLTKAEIAVLLSDTLTYIENDPVLAKAEDIKRVETVLKMLDEKLAGLSSLSDDVSVNIENIDGLWEELDTVKSDLDYVAGQNIKEHQELKDMISKKADKEVVNGLSKDLEKTNAKLETITKVAYRAFNNADMLVEDMLDLQDQVDSLSDQVSSLPKKMLELQYLVNDLSDKLNTTIDNAKQDKANTSRVLMETKYKMLDLEDKLDALSNVRSDVKNVSEKLNAVESAVTANQTVLINLTKKDKELEGKVAANEESSNKANMLAMVGIALAGVALVLPFVVK